The proteins below are encoded in one region of Carettochelys insculpta isolate YL-2023 chromosome 32, ASM3395843v1, whole genome shotgun sequence:
- the FITM1 gene encoding fat storage-inducing transmembrane protein 1, whose amino-acid sequence MAAGGTSRLPRALLAAGAAQGLGLARGLVVTASEGGAWLLGAPGLRRAYHAWLAGVVLLGPLLRPFADPHSVLASPHNYFSRTFVASAWGWTCVLAGGFGLLVSYGATGRALAPLRPLARLVVGTALQRAAAAIFWLAEELTGQCYAPPPAGPPPLSLPPPAGPLPLLPPPPLGRADCLAAGLRWAGLLPSRPAFLLTFCCLLLAEELGVFRRYLARGCPAGTPMRLVFLLNVLLLALWSALLLAAVLHAPAAGPLLVGAAAATLAWHATYRGWYRVRCSPGRPGAGLFLAGP is encoded by the exons ATGGCCGCCGGTGGCACGAGCCGCCTGCCCCGGGCGCTGCTGGCCGCGGGGGccgcgcaggggctggggctggcccgggGGCTGGTGGTCACGGCCAGCGAGggcggggcctggctgctgggggccccCGGGTTGCGGCGGGCGTATCATGCCTGGCTGGCTGGCGTGGTGCTCCTGGGGCCCCTGCTGCGCCCGTTCGCCGACCCCCACTCCGTCCTGGCCAGCCCCCACAACTACTTCAGCCG CACCTTCGTGGCCTCGGCGTGGGGCTGGACCTGCGTGCTGGCAGGCGGCTTTGGCCTGCTGGTGAGCTATGGGGCCACaggccgggccctggcccccctgcgcCCCCTGGCGCGCCTGGTGGTGGGCACAGCCCTGCAGCGGGCCGCTGCCGCCATCTTCTGGCTGGCCGAGGAGCTGACGGGCCAGTGCTATGCGCCGCCGCCGGCCGGGCCCCCGCCACTGTCCTTGCCGCCACCGGCCGGGCCTCTcccgctgctgccgccgccgccgctgggCCGGGCAGACTGCCTGGCAGCCGGGTTGCGCTGGGCCGGGCTGCTGCCCTCCCGCCCGGCCTTCCTGCTCAccttctgctgcctcctgctggccgaGGAGCTGGGCGTCTTCCGGCGCTACCTGGCCCGCGGGTGCCCGGCCGGCACTCCCATGCGCCTCGTCTTCCTGCTCAACGTGCTGCTGCTGGCGCTCTGGTCGGCTCTGCTGCTGGCCGCCGTCCTGCACGCCCCGGCGGCCGGGCCCCTGCTCGTGGGCGCTGCCGCCGCCACCCTCGCCTGGCACGCCACCTACCGGGGCTGGTACCGCGTCCGCTGCTCGCCCGGCCGCCCAGGCGCCGGCCTCTTCCTGGCCGGCCCCTGA